The following proteins are encoded in a genomic region of Fervidobacterium pennivorans DSM 9078:
- a CDS encoding class II SORL domain-containing protein produces the protein MIGDFVKSGDFKGEKHVPVICAPDKVKKGEWFEAEVSVGKEIPHPNTVEHHIAWIELYAMPEGAPYILRIGRYEFSPTLEEPIVKVKIRLEKTSKLIALSYCNLHGLWEGSTDVVVEE, from the coding sequence ATGATAGGTGATTTTGTGAAATCAGGAGATTTTAAAGGTGAAAAGCACGTCCCTGTAATCTGTGCTCCAGACAAGGTCAAGAAAGGCGAATGGTTTGAAGCTGAAGTATCTGTGGGAAAAGAAATTCCGCACCCAAACACAGTTGAACACCATATTGCCTGGATAGAACTTTATGCAATGCCAGAAGGCGCACCATACATATTGAGAATTGGAAGATACGAATTCTCACCAACGCTCGAAGAACCCATCGTCAAAGTCAAAATAAGACTTGAGAAAACATCAAAGCTAATAGCCTTATCCTACTGTAATCTCCACGGTCTTTGGGAAGGTTCCACCGACGTTGTTGTAGAAGAATAA
- a CDS encoding rubrerythrin family protein, with amino-acid sequence MRDMTKKFLEDAFAGESMAHMKYLIFADEAEKSGFKKLAKLFKAIAYAEFVHARNHFKALKKLGDNPVNIQSCIAGETFEVEEMYPVYNETAKLQGEKEAQISTYYALEAEKIHAEMYKKALELVNAGKDYEAEKIYICSVCGYTTEEEAPEKCPVCGAPKSAFVEF; translated from the coding sequence ATGAGGGATATGACGAAAAAGTTCCTTGAAGATGCATTTGCGGGCGAGTCCATGGCACACATGAAGTATCTCATTTTTGCAGATGAGGCTGAAAAATCCGGATTTAAGAAGTTAGCAAAGCTCTTTAAAGCCATTGCTTATGCAGAATTCGTTCATGCTAGAAACCACTTCAAAGCGCTCAAGAAGTTGGGAGATAATCCAGTCAACATCCAGTCCTGTATTGCAGGTGAAACATTCGAAGTAGAGGAAATGTATCCTGTTTACAACGAAACAGCGAAGTTGCAAGGGGAAAAAGAAGCACAAATCAGCACATACTATGCGTTGGAGGCGGAAAAAATTCACGCTGAAATGTATAAGAAAGCGCTTGAGCTTGTAAACGCAGGAAAGGACTATGAAGCTGAGAAAATCTACATTTGTTCAGTGTGTGGTTATACAACTGAAGAAGAGGCACCAGAAAAGTGCCCAGTGTGTGGTGCTCCAAAATCAGCATTTGTTGAATTTTAA
- a CDS encoding DDE-type integrase/transposase/recombinase codes for MNNSTLSCPKCGSTSLYKNGHDKYGNQQFLCKLCHHSFKLSHSQKRKNFPFPYPKCTSCGKSMQIYKVRRSFVVFRCRACRTKDRVPFNLPEPVTLIPEKFKYFRFPIFFVLKAFVLYMKHNMSYRSLAHSLNIKVSHVTIYKWVIKLCTLFSVLFPTFTIENVFSVHADETVLVFKEQKYYVWLLVDHETNLILCWHVSKYRDMGQVKVLLEKFFGNSKPRNIELITDGLGAYESAVKLLFRNINHVVVPLGKNNQCESKFSLLKDFFRLKRGLKNTKNLAKYIQGFCVVKNLWKTHNGNINRILSQLHSFITTS; via the coding sequence ATGAACAACTCAACGCTCTCTTGTCCAAAATGCGGTTCCACCAGCTTATACAAAAACGGTCATGACAAATACGGTAACCAACAATTCCTTTGCAAACTCTGCCATCATTCTTTCAAACTCTCCCATTCTCAAAAACGCAAAAACTTCCCTTTCCCTTATCCCAAATGCACTTCTTGTGGTAAATCTATGCAAATTTACAAAGTCCGTCGCTCTTTCGTTGTCTTCCGTTGTAGAGCTTGTCGTACCAAAGATAGAGTACCTTTTAACCTCCCCGAACCAGTCACCCTTATTCCTGAGAAATTTAAATATTTCCGCTTCCCTATCTTTTTCGTCTTAAAGGCTTTTGTTTTGTATATGAAACACAATATGTCTTATCGCTCTCTTGCTCATTCTCTTAATATCAAAGTATCTCATGTCACCATATACAAATGGGTTATTAAATTGTGTACTTTATTCTCTGTACTTTTTCCAACATTTACCATCGAAAATGTTTTCTCAGTTCATGCTGATGAAACTGTTCTTGTGTTCAAAGAACAAAAGTACTATGTTTGGCTATTAGTTGATCACGAAACTAACTTAATTCTTTGTTGGCATGTCTCAAAGTATCGTGATATGGGACAAGTCAAAGTATTGCTCGAGAAGTTCTTTGGTAATTCAAAACCTAGAAACATTGAACTTATTACTGATGGACTTGGTGCATATGAAAGTGCAGTAAAGCTGTTGTTCAGAAATATCAATCACGTAGTGGTACCGCTCGGTAAAAACAATCAATGTGAATCTAAGTTTTCATTGTTGAAAGACTTTTTCCGACTCAAGCGAGGGCTGAAGAATACGAAGAACTTAGCGAAATATATTCAAGGATTTTGTGTAGTGAAGAATCTTTGGAAAACGCACAATGGCAATATCAATCGCATTCTTTCACAATTACACTCTTTCATCACTACAAGTTAA
- a CDS encoding DUF554 domain-containing protein, which translates to MANVTGLIPAAVNAVAVVLGSSIGFFFRKGISERYKKVLFIAVGLSTIGIGSKMILGANNFLIVLFSMVLGGVFGEFFNIEGKLKAIGDNIKEGDFSTGFVTSSLLFLVGPMTIVGSITAGLKGDGSLIYTKSLLDFVSSIVLSSTYGLGVMLSAVSVLVVQGGITLFAGLLTFLTDPMYLNDLVAAGGLMVFGIGLRILEIKDTKVGNYLPALLVSPILTFLTMLFKQ; encoded by the coding sequence ATGGCAAACGTAACAGGTTTGATACCAGCAGCTGTAAATGCCGTTGCCGTTGTTCTTGGTAGTTCTATTGGTTTCTTCTTTAGGAAAGGTATATCGGAAAGATACAAGAAAGTCTTATTTATAGCCGTTGGTTTATCGACGATTGGAATAGGTTCAAAGATGATTCTAGGTGCAAATAATTTTTTAATAGTATTGTTTTCCATGGTTCTGGGTGGTGTGTTCGGCGAATTTTTTAATATAGAAGGCAAGTTAAAAGCAATTGGAGATAACATCAAAGAAGGCGATTTTTCAACTGGATTTGTGACTTCTTCACTGTTGTTCCTTGTAGGACCTATGACAATTGTTGGTTCCATAACTGCAGGTCTCAAAGGTGATGGCAGTCTTATTTACACAAAGTCACTGCTTGACTTTGTCTCGTCTATCGTTCTTTCGTCAACCTATGGGCTTGGAGTGATGCTCTCCGCTGTCAGTGTGTTGGTAGTCCAAGGTGGAATAACACTCTTTGCAGGACTACTAACCTTTTTGACAGACCCGATGTATCTAAATGACCTTGTTGCAGCCGGTGGTTTGATGGTCTTTGGAATAGGTCTGAGGATACTTGAGATAAAAGATACGAAGGTGGGGAATTACTTACCGGCACTTTTGGTTTCCCCGATACTTACGTTTCTAACAATGCTCTTTAAACAATGA
- a CDS encoding NAD(P)-dependent malic enzyme, whose amino-acid sequence MGPLDIHKLLQGKYRITTPLEVTEDNLKYLYTPGVAEVALECAKNPEHCFIYTRRKHTIAVVSDGSAVLGLGNIGPYGALPVMEGKAMLFKEFGNLDAFPICLGTQNVEEIVNIVKALEPSFGGINLEDISAPRCFDILNRLDREVTIPIFHDDQQGTAVVVVAGLLNALKLADKRISDVKIVVNGIGAAGYNIVKLLLEFGAKNIFACDINGLLNEKTSLHKYHLEIARLTNPSNSSATLRECLKEADAFIGVSKGNILTGEDIKRMARKPIIFALANPTPEIAPEVAYENGAFIVATGRSDYPNQVNNLLAFPGIMRAAVEKQRKITLSILMKAAQVIAKMVEPDRYMILPKATDKRLHNALYNALIESFE is encoded by the coding sequence GTGGGACCTTTAGATATTCACAAGCTTTTACAAGGAAAATACAGGATAACCACACCCTTGGAAGTTACTGAAGATAACTTAAAATATCTCTACACACCTGGAGTAGCGGAGGTTGCACTCGAATGTGCAAAAAACCCAGAACATTGCTTTATATATACAAGACGCAAACATACAATAGCGGTTGTAAGTGATGGGAGTGCGGTCCTTGGTCTTGGCAACATAGGTCCTTACGGTGCTTTACCAGTTATGGAAGGAAAAGCTATGCTTTTTAAAGAATTCGGAAATTTGGATGCGTTTCCAATATGTCTTGGCACTCAAAATGTAGAGGAAATAGTAAACATTGTAAAGGCTCTTGAACCTTCTTTTGGAGGAATAAATTTAGAAGACATATCTGCTCCAAGATGTTTTGATATATTAAACCGCCTCGATAGGGAAGTGACTATTCCCATATTTCACGATGACCAACAAGGAACAGCCGTCGTTGTGGTAGCTGGGTTGTTAAATGCTTTGAAATTGGCAGATAAAAGAATATCAGATGTGAAAATTGTAGTAAACGGTATAGGTGCTGCTGGCTACAATATAGTAAAACTTCTTCTCGAATTTGGAGCAAAGAATATTTTTGCTTGTGATATCAACGGTTTATTGAACGAAAAGACATCACTTCATAAATACCATTTGGAAATTGCAAGACTTACAAATCCAAGCAACAGTTCTGCAACTCTTAGAGAGTGTTTGAAGGAAGCTGATGCCTTCATCGGAGTTTCAAAGGGCAATATCTTGACAGGTGAGGATATTAAGCGAATGGCACGGAAGCCTATAATATTTGCTCTTGCTAATCCAACACCCGAAATAGCACCTGAAGTCGCTTATGAAAATGGGGCATTTATAGTTGCGACAGGTCGGTCCGATTATCCAAACCAAGTAAATAACTTACTGGCATTCCCAGGAATCATGCGTGCTGCTGTCGAAAAGCAAAGAAAAATAACACTTTCAATACTTATGAAAGCCGCGCAAGTAATCGCAAAAATGGTTGAACCAGATAGATATATGATTCTTCCAAAGGCGACAGACAAGCGATTACACAATGCATTATATAACGCCTTAATCGAAAGTTTTGAATAA